A genome region from Hymenobacter chitinivorans DSM 11115 includes the following:
- a CDS encoding glycosyltransferase family protein produces the protein MILSRRNYHWLGLAGVGLATAAILTFLFSFALAHPDDYFFQAGGDGIQSYFATAYYALYDSGSHFSGMNYPFGEDFNYPNLQPLIAWVMNLLQRLGVPAGQHTIAITNLVALASVLVTPMILYAILRRTRMSVGYAAVLALIIGFLSPQIQRLGDHMSLSYTCFVPLLWYFIIRMQEAPRQWRWYVLFGVSSLLMGGVMLYFLTCGCFFLLGHVVILSLRRPRPLALIWRMALTAILPLVVFRVWMLAIDPTADRPPNPYGFLVYMATPRGVFTPSLEPLHGLWQSVFPTEEISYESMSYVGLVATGVLVAAGLLLLWRAWQLRQRPARLLARQLMPPHLSAGLGAASLLLLFSFAIPFTFPGFEHWIDYLGPLKQFRALGRFAWPFYYVMSTYAAYYLYRLLRYQRLRRLPILAAPWVPMLLLFWAGEAWINISSKAQAAKQGFGAAAFLAPQNNLVQQLSWASRSPKDFQAIMPLPYMNKGSDKIDLSGSAAATYEAHRLAVATGLPELSTYVSRPSVEHMLRHVQLLSSPLVEKTLLQKFPSDKPILLLVTTDALTPAEQRLVSIATRLVTVENVTLYELPVAALGATSLAQERAKAAALLPTLPQRPGGLYTSTDRGVVYESFADKPDRRGRLAPGALYEPKEANTVLYDGPLPTPTDTARYEASVWVNGKLDYGYGVLRVKQFNGNSEVSDHAVDGRLTTEVDGDWVRLQVVFRPAPGVNRIQVIFGGRDILADDLLIRPLTTDVYWYDSRRQPVLNTYPLAR, from the coding sequence ATGATTTTATCTCGTCGAAATTACCATTGGCTGGGTCTGGCCGGGGTGGGACTGGCTACGGCCGCCATTCTGACTTTTCTGTTCTCCTTTGCCCTGGCGCACCCCGATGATTACTTTTTCCAGGCCGGGGGCGACGGTATTCAGAGCTATTTTGCCACGGCTTATTATGCGCTGTACGACTCCGGGAGCCATTTTTCGGGGATGAACTACCCGTTTGGGGAAGATTTTAACTACCCTAACCTGCAGCCGTTGATTGCCTGGGTGATGAACCTGCTGCAGCGCCTGGGGGTGCCGGCCGGGCAGCACACCATTGCCATTACCAACCTGGTGGCACTGGCCAGCGTGCTGGTCACGCCCATGATTCTGTACGCCATTTTGCGGCGCACGCGCATGTCGGTGGGGTACGCGGCGGTGCTGGCCCTGATTATTGGCTTCCTCTCCCCCCAGATTCAACGTCTCGGCGACCATATGTCGCTCAGCTACACGTGCTTTGTGCCGCTGCTGTGGTATTTTATCATCCGCATGCAGGAGGCCCCCCGGCAGTGGCGCTGGTACGTGCTTTTTGGCGTGAGCAGCCTCCTGATGGGGGGCGTAATGCTGTACTTCCTGACCTGCGGCTGCTTCTTTCTGCTGGGTCACGTGGTCATTCTGAGCTTGCGGCGCCCCCGCCCACTGGCCCTGATCTGGCGCATGGCCCTCACGGCTATTCTGCCCCTGGTCGTATTCCGGGTGTGGATGCTGGCCATTGACCCCACTGCCGACCGGCCCCCAAACCCGTACGGCTTCCTGGTGTACATGGCCACGCCCCGCGGCGTGTTCACACCTAGTCTGGAGCCCCTGCACGGGTTGTGGCAATCCGTATTTCCGACTGAGGAAATCAGCTACGAGTCGATGTCGTACGTGGGGCTGGTGGCCACGGGTGTGCTGGTGGCCGCCGGCCTGCTGCTGCTGTGGCGGGCCTGGCAGCTGCGCCAGCGCCCGGCCCGCCTGTTGGCCCGCCAGCTCATGCCGCCCCACCTGTCGGCGGGCTTGGGCGCGGCGTCCCTGCTCCTGCTGTTTTCCTTTGCTATTCCCTTCACCTTTCCCGGTTTCGAGCACTGGATTGACTACCTCGGGCCGCTCAAGCAGTTCCGGGCGCTGGGCCGCTTTGCCTGGCCTTTTTACTACGTGATGAGCACTTATGCCGCGTACTATCTGTACCGGCTCTTGCGCTACCAGCGGCTGCGGCGCCTGCCCATACTGGCCGCGCCCTGGGTGCCGATGCTCCTACTGTTCTGGGCCGGCGAAGCGTGGATTAATATTTCGTCGAAAGCCCAAGCGGCTAAGCAGGGTTTCGGAGCTGCCGCCTTTCTGGCCCCCCAAAACAACCTGGTGCAGCAGCTAAGCTGGGCCAGCCGCTCGCCCAAAGACTTTCAGGCCATTATGCCCCTGCCCTATATGAACAAGGGCAGCGACAAAATCGACTTGAGCGGCTCGGCGGCCGCCACGTATGAGGCCCACCGCCTGGCCGTGGCCACGGGCCTCCCGGAGCTATCGACCTACGTTTCGCGGCCTTCGGTGGAACACATGCTGCGCCACGTGCAGTTGCTGAGCAGCCCGCTGGTGGAAAAGACCCTGCTGCAGAAATTTCCCTCGGACAAGCCCATTCTGCTGCTGGTAACCACCGACGCCCTGACCCCGGCCGAGCAGCGCCTGGTGAGCATTGCCACCCGGTTGGTGACGGTCGAAAACGTGACGCTCTACGAGCTGCCGGTGGCGGCGCTGGGAGCTACCAGCCTGGCCCAGGAGCGTGCCAAAGCGGCGGCCCTGCTGCCCACCTTGCCCCAGCGCCCCGGCGGGCTGTACACCTCCACCGACCGGGGTGTGGTCTACGAGTCGTTTGCGGATAAGCCCGACCGGCGCGGCCGGCTGGCCCCCGGCGCCCTGTACGAACCCAAAGAAGCCAACACGGTGCTCTACGACGGCCCCCTACCCACGCCCACCGATACGGCCCGCTACGAGGCCAGCGTATGGGTGAATGGTAAGCTCGACTACGGCTACGGCGTGCTGCGGGTCAAGCAGTTTAATGGCAACAGCGAGGTGAGTGACCACGCCGTGGATGGCCGCCTGACAACTGAAGTGGACGGCGACTGGGTGCGCCTGCAAGTGGTTTTCCGGCCGGCCCCGGGCGTCAACCGAATCCAGGTTATTTTTGGGGGCCGGGATATCCTGGCCGATGACCTGCTGATCCGGCCCCTGACCACGGATGTGTACTGGTACGACAGCCGCCGGCAGCCGGTGCTGAACACGTATCCGCTGGCGCGCTAG
- the kynU gene encoding kynureninase, whose product MTSFQPTAEFAAELDAQDALRDFRNQFHIPLAPNGQPSIYLCGNSLGLQPKAARAAVEQEFESWEKLGVEGHFHGTSPWMHYHETLTASTARLVGAKPVEVVVMNNLTTNLHLLLVSFYQPTATRYKVLMEGGAFPSDQYALESQARLHGLAPDEAIVELRPRAGEHTLRTEDIVATIQELGDSLATVILGGVNYYTGQAFDMAAITRAGHAVGAMVGFDLAHAAGNLLLHLHDWDVDFACWCSYKYLNSGPGGTSGVFVHERFAERPDLLRLAGWWGHDPADRFQMKKGFRPMTGAAGWQLSNAQIFPMAIHRAALALVDEAGGMPALRRKSEQLTAYLEYLVRRLELPATVLEIITPADPAARGCQLSMLVHQNGRQLFDFLAAAGIIADWREPNVIRLAPVPLYNSFGDVQRAGQVLAEWAAGKAK is encoded by the coding sequence ATGACTTCCTTTCAGCCCACTGCCGAATTTGCCGCCGAGCTTGACGCTCAGGATGCGCTGCGTGACTTTCGTAACCAGTTTCACATTCCGCTGGCTCCCAACGGGCAGCCCAGCATCTACCTCTGCGGCAACTCCCTGGGTTTGCAGCCCAAAGCGGCCCGTGCCGCCGTCGAGCAGGAGTTTGAGAGCTGGGAAAAGCTTGGCGTGGAAGGCCATTTCCACGGCACTTCGCCCTGGATGCACTACCACGAAACCCTCACCGCCAGCACCGCCCGCCTCGTGGGAGCCAAGCCGGTGGAAGTGGTGGTGATGAACAACCTGACGACCAACCTGCACCTGCTGCTGGTGTCGTTTTACCAGCCCACAGCCACTCGCTACAAGGTGCTGATGGAAGGTGGCGCTTTTCCGTCCGACCAGTACGCCCTGGAGTCGCAGGCCCGGCTGCACGGCCTGGCGCCCGATGAGGCCATTGTGGAGCTGCGGCCCCGCGCCGGCGAGCATACCCTGCGCACCGAAGACATTGTGGCCACCATTCAGGAACTCGGCGACTCGCTGGCCACGGTTATTCTGGGCGGGGTCAACTACTACACCGGGCAGGCCTTCGACATGGCCGCCATTACCCGGGCCGGCCACGCGGTGGGCGCTATGGTGGGTTTCGATTTGGCCCACGCCGCCGGCAATCTGCTGCTGCACCTGCACGACTGGGACGTGGATTTTGCCTGCTGGTGCTCCTACAAGTACCTCAACTCGGGCCCCGGCGGCACCTCGGGCGTGTTTGTGCACGAGCGGTTTGCCGAGCGGCCCGACTTGCTGCGCCTGGCCGGCTGGTGGGGCCACGACCCGGCCGACCGGTTTCAGATGAAAAAAGGTTTCCGGCCCATGACGGGCGCGGCGGGCTGGCAGCTGTCCAACGCCCAGATTTTCCCGATGGCCATTCACCGCGCGGCCCTGGCCCTGGTGGATGAGGCCGGGGGCATGCCCGCCCTGCGCCGCAAGAGTGAGCAGCTCACCGCCTACCTCGAATACCTGGTGCGCCGCCTGGAACTGCCCGCCACGGTGCTCGAAATCATTACGCCCGCCGACCCCGCCGCCCGCGGCTGCCAGCTCTCGATGCTGGTGCACCAAAATGGCCGGCAGCTGTTCGACTTTCTGGCCGCGGCCGGCATCATTGCCGACTGGCGGGAGCCCAACGTAATCCGGCTGGCGCCGGTGCCGCTCTACAACTCGTTTGGGGACGTGCAGCGCGCCGGGCAGGTGCTGGCCGAGTGGGCCGCCGGGAAAGCCAAATAG
- a CDS encoding 3-hydroxyanthranilate 3,4-dioxygenase, with translation MPVTRPFNFQRWIEEHRHLLKPPVGNQQVFKDNKDFIVMVVGGPNARKDYHYDEGEELFLQIEGDIVVKIIEDGKPVDIEIKAGEMFLLPGGVPHSPRRPAGTVGLVLERYRTPGELDGFQWYCENCGHKLYEEFAEITDIVQQLPPIMNAFWQNDDLRTCKNCGTYMAAPAPVA, from the coding sequence ATGCCCGTTACTCGCCCTTTTAACTTTCAGCGCTGGATTGAGGAGCACCGTCATCTGCTGAAGCCGCCGGTCGGCAATCAGCAGGTCTTCAAAGACAACAAGGACTTTATCGTGATGGTGGTGGGCGGCCCCAATGCCCGCAAAGACTACCACTACGACGAAGGCGAAGAGCTGTTCCTGCAAATCGAGGGCGACATTGTGGTCAAGATCATTGAGGACGGCAAGCCGGTGGACATCGAAATCAAGGCCGGGGAAATGTTTTTGCTGCCCGGCGGCGTGCCCCACTCGCCCCGCCGGCCCGCCGGCACCGTGGGCCTGGTGCTGGAGCGCTACCGCACGCCCGGAGAGCTCGACGGCTTCCAGTGGTACTGCGAAAACTGCGGCCACAAGCTCTACGAGGAGTTTGCCGAAATTACCGACATCGTGCAGCAGCTGCCGCCCATTATGAATGCCTTCTGGCAGAACGACGACCTGCGCACTTGTAAGAACTGCGGCACTTACATGGCCGCCCCGGCGCCCGTGGCCTAA
- a CDS encoding SDR family oxidoreductase has product MQLDLTSHRALVGGSTQGIGRAVADELAQLGATVTLLARNEASLRQAVAELPRPQGQAHDYLVADFTDPDQLASRLQEYLAAHPEGFHTLVNNTGGPAGGPILAAPVNAFRAAFEQHLVCNHLLAQAVVPGMQERGYGRIINIISTSVKQPLAGLGVSNTIRAAVANWAKTLANELGGSGITVNNVLPGATVTQRHTSLIEKRVEQTGQSVDEIEATMLRSIPAGRFGQAAEVAAAVAFLASPAAAYINGINVPVDGGRTGNL; this is encoded by the coding sequence GTGCAACTCGACCTTACCTCCCATCGCGCCCTTGTCGGCGGCAGTACCCAAGGCATCGGCCGCGCCGTCGCCGACGAACTCGCTCAGCTTGGCGCTACCGTTACGCTGCTGGCCCGCAACGAAGCCAGCCTGCGCCAAGCAGTGGCCGAGCTGCCCCGCCCCCAGGGCCAAGCCCACGACTACCTCGTCGCCGACTTTACTGACCCGGATCAGCTGGCCAGCCGTCTGCAGGAGTACCTGGCGGCTCATCCCGAGGGGTTTCATACGCTAGTCAACAACACCGGCGGGCCGGCGGGCGGCCCGATTCTGGCCGCGCCGGTGAATGCCTTCCGGGCGGCTTTTGAGCAGCACCTGGTGTGTAACCATCTGCTAGCCCAGGCCGTGGTGCCCGGGATGCAAGAGCGCGGCTACGGCCGCATCATCAACATCATCAGCACTTCGGTAAAGCAGCCGCTGGCGGGGTTGGGTGTCTCAAACACCATTCGGGCGGCGGTGGCCAACTGGGCCAAGACCCTGGCCAACGAGCTGGGCGGCAGCGGAATTACCGTCAACAACGTGCTGCCGGGGGCCACCGTTACCCAGCGCCACACGTCCCTAATTGAGAAGCGCGTGGAGCAAACCGGGCAGAGCGTGGACGAAATAGAGGCCACCATGCTGCGCAGTATTCCGGCCGGGCGCTTTGGGCAGGCCGCCGAAGTCGCGGCGGCCGTCGCCTTTTTGGCCTCCCCGGCGGCAGCTTACATCAACGGTATCAACGTGCCGGTAGACGGCGGGCGGACCGGCAACCTGTAA
- a CDS encoding carbohydrate binding domain-containing protein: MKSTIYTYSGCALLLLLLGCQQAAPTAEKSNALMANDFEASVGWNEAKEGSLTTEKAHSGGWSVQVQPSTPFSYTFVRQLGQLDPKLTRNYQLKGWALRASTGSLGSLVVQVNKSSADTAKVFYGALPLADAVKSFNKWEAVSMPFTLPASATAENVVKIYLWNDKSTAPTYLDDLELTAAQ; the protein is encoded by the coding sequence ATGAAATCAACGATTTACACGTATTCTGGCTGCGCTTTGCTACTGTTGTTGCTGGGCTGCCAACAAGCTGCTCCCACCGCCGAAAAGTCGAATGCCCTGATGGCCAACGACTTTGAAGCCAGCGTGGGGTGGAATGAGGCCAAGGAAGGCTCTCTGACCACGGAAAAAGCCCACTCCGGCGGCTGGTCGGTGCAGGTGCAGCCGAGCACCCCGTTTAGCTACACCTTCGTGCGCCAGCTCGGCCAGCTCGACCCCAAGCTGACGCGGAACTATCAATTGAAAGGCTGGGCTTTGCGGGCCAGCACCGGCAGCCTGGGCAGCCTAGTCGTGCAAGTCAATAAAAGCAGTGCCGACACGGCCAAGGTGTTCTACGGCGCCTTGCCCCTGGCCGACGCGGTGAAGTCCTTCAACAAGTGGGAAGCCGTTTCGATGCCTTTCACCCTGCCTGCCTCGGCCACAGCCGAAAATGTGGTGAAGATTTACCTCTGGAATGATAAGTCTACCGCCCCCACGTACCTCGACGACCTGGAACTGACGGCAGCCCAATAA
- a CDS encoding amidohydrolase family protein, protein MLKIDIHTHILPETWPDLRERYGYGGFIRLEHHKPCCARMMQDDKFFREIQDNCWDPEVRMREYDQFGVDVQVLSTVPVMFSYWAKPLDALDLSRLLNDHIAGVVARYPDRFVGLGTIPMQAPDLAIKELERCVKELGLAGVQIGSHVNDWNLDAPELFEVFAAAEELGACVFVHPWDMMAQQKMPKYWLPWLVGMPAESTLALCSLIFGGVLERLPKLRVAVAHGGGSFASTIGRIEHGFHVRPDLCAVDNPVNPREYLGKFWVDSLVHDPLMLDYLVKTMGADKIVLGTDYPFPLGELEPGQLIESMPYPDEMKARMLGANALEWLGLPQQSFTKLLAGR, encoded by the coding sequence GTGCTCAAAATCGACATTCACACCCACATTCTGCCCGAAACCTGGCCCGACCTGCGCGAGCGGTACGGCTACGGCGGCTTTATCCGGCTCGAACACCACAAGCCTTGCTGCGCCCGGATGATGCAGGACGACAAGTTCTTCCGCGAAATTCAGGACAACTGCTGGGACCCCGAGGTGCGGATGCGCGAGTACGACCAGTTTGGCGTCGATGTGCAAGTGCTCAGCACCGTGCCCGTCATGTTTAGCTACTGGGCCAAGCCGCTGGACGCGCTGGATTTGAGCCGCCTGCTCAACGACCATATTGCCGGCGTAGTGGCCCGCTACCCCGACCGATTCGTGGGCCTGGGCACTATTCCGATGCAGGCCCCGGATTTGGCTATCAAGGAGCTGGAGCGCTGTGTGAAGGAGCTCGGGCTGGCCGGCGTGCAGATTGGCTCCCACGTCAACGACTGGAACCTGGACGCGCCCGAGCTCTTCGAGGTCTTTGCCGCCGCCGAGGAGCTGGGCGCCTGCGTGTTTGTGCACCCCTGGGATATGATGGCCCAGCAAAAAATGCCCAAGTACTGGCTGCCCTGGCTCGTGGGGATGCCCGCCGAAAGCACCCTGGCCCTGTGCTCGTTGATTTTCGGCGGCGTGCTGGAGCGCCTGCCCAAGCTGCGCGTGGCCGTGGCCCACGGCGGCGGCTCGTTTGCCTCCACCATCGGCCGCATCGAGCACGGCTTCCACGTGCGCCCCGACCTCTGCGCCGTCGATAACCCGGTAAACCCGCGCGAGTACCTGGGCAAGTTCTGGGTTGATTCCTTGGTGCACGACCCGCTGATGCTGGACTACCTGGTCAAGACCATGGGCGCCGACAAGATTGTGCTCGGCACCGACTACCCGTTTCCGTTGGGGGAGCTGGAACCCGGGCAGCTCATTGAGTCCATGCCCTACCCCGACGAAATGAAGGCCCGCATGCTGGGAGCCAATGCCCTGGAATGGCTGGGTTTGCCCCAGCAGAGCTTCACTAAGCTTCTGGCCGGCCGGTAG
- a CDS encoding carbohydrate binding domain-containing protein, producing MRCFYFLFVPLFLTAACSKKSSDETAGQQSQVLVRNGFEDLDGWVPNNPSLTKEKPHAGQYSVKVDQNIEYGLTYINQIGRLSPTRINKIRLTAWAYQEKPGKAAVVVQINSPVPNAPGVFYQKIDITEVGKWTKLSQVLTMPAVVDPASEIRIYLWRHEAGGPVYMDDLELSVTP from the coding sequence ATGCGCTGTTTTTACTTCTTGTTTGTGCCACTTTTCCTGACGGCGGCCTGCTCCAAAAAATCATCGGATGAAACGGCCGGGCAGCAATCGCAGGTACTGGTACGCAACGGGTTTGAAGATTTGGACGGCTGGGTGCCCAACAACCCGTCGCTGACCAAGGAAAAGCCGCACGCCGGGCAGTATTCGGTGAAAGTCGACCAGAATATCGAATATGGCCTGACCTATATCAACCAGATCGGGCGCCTGTCGCCGACCCGCATCAACAAGATTCGCCTGACCGCCTGGGCCTACCAGGAGAAGCCCGGAAAGGCCGCCGTGGTGGTGCAGATCAACAGCCCGGTGCCCAACGCGCCGGGGGTATTCTATCAGAAAATTGATATTACCGAGGTCGGCAAGTGGACCAAGCTCAGCCAGGTCCTAACGATGCCTGCCGTGGTGGACCCCGCCAGTGAGATTCGCATTTACCTGTGGCGCCACGAGGCGGGCGGCCCCGTGTACATGGATGACCTTGAGTTGAGTGTCACGCCCTAA